The Candidatus Sysuiplasma acidicola genome window below encodes:
- a CDS encoding ZPR1 zinc finger domain-containing protein has protein sequence MTEKGLPDNDVDRNATLHEGEPMETRLDIPCHVCGEKNVLNISVTLRLPHFGNALQMTHLCTSCGFRHSDVIMLENRGPTRCELFVNTAELLNSRVLRSNSGTIRVPEIGAVIEPAAASDSFVSNVEGVLDRIVEVVKLVSSDSELDVYERCSALLGKIERMREGREKFHLVIDDPYGNSAILGDGVSVRKLSEKETSELQTGEMTLDSGHISAIRTGDEGAGHRSGW, from the coding sequence ATGACGGAAAAAGGGCTTCCGGACAATGATGTCGATCGCAATGCCACCCTGCACGAGGGTGAACCGATGGAAACCAGGCTGGATATACCATGTCATGTGTGCGGAGAGAAGAATGTTTTGAACATTTCAGTTACGCTGCGTCTTCCGCATTTCGGAAATGCGCTTCAGATGACACATCTCTGCACCTCGTGCGGCTTCAGGCATTCGGATGTGATCATGCTTGAAAACAGAGGTCCCACGAGATGCGAGCTCTTCGTAAATACGGCTGAATTGTTGAACTCGAGGGTCCTCAGATCTAATTCCGGAACGATCAGAGTGCCTGAAATAGGCGCAGTGATAGAACCTGCCGCCGCATCAGATAGTTTCGTCTCAAATGTGGAAGGAGTGCTGGACAGAATAGTCGAGGTTGTTAAACTTGTCAGTTCCGATTCCGAACTGGATGTCTATGAGCGATGCTCGGCCCTGCTAGGCAAGATAGAGAGAATGCGAGAAGGTCGCGAAAAATTCCATCTGGTAATAGACGATCCATACGGCAACAGCGCTATATTGGGTGATGGTGTCTCCGTGAGGAAGCTCAGCGAAAAAGAAACTTCTGAGCTGCAAACGGGTGAAATGACTTTGGACTCCGGGCATATATCCGCAATCCGCACCGGTGATGAAGGAGCAGGTCACAGGTCAGGTTGGTGA
- the acnA gene encoding aconitate hydratase AcnA, whose amino-acid sequence MTSSRSKDAGLHNEWGTLRTFSSGGRTLHYYSLPALEEAGIGPVSTLPLSIRIVLESLLRNMDGKAVTERDVRALANWNATSPADVEVPFKVARVLMQDLTGVPAIVDLAAMRDAVKKLEKDPGLIEPQVPVDLVIDHSVQVDSFGTSESFVLNREIEFKRNHERYLFLKWAATAFHNLRVMPPSLGIVHQVNLEYLATCVTVRSQGGVEMAYPDTLVGTDSHTTMVNGIGVLAFGVGGIEAEAATLNQPVTFAQPEVVGVHVVNRMNEGVTATDVVLTLTQLMRKHKVVGKFVEFYGPGIANLSIPDRATLTNMCPEYGATIALFPIDEKTLDYLRLTARAEDHISIVKEYCRLQAFDVIDYSKVKYSSTMELDLSAVRPSVAGPKLPQSRIDLADIGANFLSSFPTVQRSAAVADSGRNASLMQEKRLGKGSVGIEYPPGVNTTISDGDVVIAAITSCTNTSNPEVMIAAGLLARNAVERGLKVEKKVKTSLAPGSRVVTDYLQRAGLMEPLEKLGFYLVGYGCTTCIGNSGPLPGPVSAAITENKLSVASVLSGNRNFEARIHGDVMANYLMSPPLVVAFAIAGTVLTDLTRDPLSRGGAEKVYLRDIWPSNEEVRKALSLALTPEMFRQRYSDVDTANDEWNKLRAPEGTLYAWDDESTYIQLPPFFTEVGQQVARLRIRISDARVLAVFGDAVTTDHISPAGAFSPETPAGKYLISRGVAAANFNTYGARRGNDKVMVRGTFANKRIRNLLVPGVEGGFTRHFPDGEKMTIFDASLRYRDEGVPLVVFAGAEYGTGSSRDWAAKGPKLLGVNAVIAKSFERIHRSNLIGMGILPLQFSPGEDVRSLDIDVAETVTIELPDRLTPRAKAKLSFSNAKTHSVESTTLDVRIDTEIEVEYYTHGGILHYVLSRLLN is encoded by the coding sequence ATGACGTCCAGCCGTTCAAAGGATGCGGGTCTTCACAACGAATGGGGCACACTCAGAACTTTCAGCTCAGGTGGCAGGACATTGCATTATTATTCCCTGCCGGCCCTCGAAGAGGCAGGCATCGGGCCTGTCTCCACTCTTCCGCTCTCAATAAGAATTGTGCTGGAATCGCTGTTAAGAAACATGGACGGCAAGGCCGTAACCGAGCGTGACGTCAGAGCGCTGGCAAACTGGAACGCCACTTCCCCTGCAGATGTCGAAGTTCCATTCAAGGTTGCCAGAGTTCTCATGCAGGATCTCACGGGCGTTCCAGCTATCGTCGATCTGGCGGCGATGAGGGATGCTGTAAAGAAGCTTGAAAAGGATCCAGGACTGATTGAGCCGCAGGTGCCTGTAGACCTTGTGATAGACCATTCAGTTCAGGTCGACTCTTTCGGCACTTCCGAGTCGTTCGTGCTCAACAGGGAAATCGAGTTCAAGAGAAACCATGAGCGTTACCTGTTTCTCAAATGGGCAGCAACCGCATTCCATAACCTCAGAGTCATGCCCCCCTCGCTGGGCATCGTGCACCAGGTGAATCTTGAGTATCTGGCCACCTGCGTAACAGTGCGATCTCAGGGAGGCGTGGAGATGGCGTATCCGGATACGCTCGTCGGCACCGATTCGCACACAACGATGGTTAACGGAATAGGTGTGCTGGCCTTCGGCGTCGGTGGTATCGAGGCCGAGGCAGCGACACTCAATCAGCCGGTCACTTTCGCGCAGCCTGAAGTCGTTGGCGTCCATGTTGTCAACAGAATGAATGAGGGTGTGACCGCAACAGACGTCGTGCTCACGCTTACACAACTGATGCGTAAACACAAAGTGGTAGGCAAATTCGTGGAATTTTACGGGCCCGGTATAGCAAATCTCAGCATACCGGACCGTGCGACGCTCACCAACATGTGTCCGGAATACGGTGCTACAATAGCGCTCTTCCCCATCGACGAGAAGACGCTGGATTATCTCAGGCTCACGGCCAGAGCTGAAGACCATATTTCCATCGTGAAAGAGTATTGCCGTCTGCAGGCCTTTGATGTCATTGATTATTCAAAAGTGAAGTACAGCAGCACAATGGAATTGGATTTGTCAGCAGTCAGGCCAAGTGTAGCGGGACCGAAACTTCCGCAATCCAGAATCGATCTCGCCGATATTGGTGCAAATTTCCTGAGTTCCTTCCCTACGGTACAACGCTCTGCGGCCGTTGCGGATTCCGGCCGGAATGCCAGTCTGATGCAGGAGAAGCGGTTGGGCAAGGGCAGCGTAGGCATTGAATATCCGCCCGGGGTAAACACCACCATCTCAGACGGAGATGTCGTGATCGCGGCAATAACCAGCTGCACAAATACCAGCAACCCGGAAGTCATGATCGCTGCTGGCCTTCTTGCCAGGAATGCTGTTGAGAGGGGGCTGAAAGTTGAAAAGAAGGTAAAGACGAGCCTTGCACCTGGATCCAGGGTTGTGACCGATTATCTGCAGAGAGCCGGTCTCATGGAACCGCTGGAGAAACTCGGTTTCTATCTTGTCGGATACGGCTGTACGACGTGTATAGGAAACAGCGGACCGCTTCCGGGACCGGTATCCGCGGCCATTACTGAAAACAAGCTGTCTGTCGCAAGCGTTCTTTCCGGCAACAGGAACTTTGAAGCGCGCATTCACGGCGATGTGATGGCAAATTACCTGATGTCGCCGCCGCTCGTGGTGGCGTTCGCCATTGCCGGAACCGTTCTCACCGATCTCACTAGAGACCCTCTTTCCAGAGGTGGTGCGGAAAAGGTCTACCTCCGCGACATATGGCCTTCAAATGAGGAAGTACGGAAGGCACTTTCTCTGGCGCTTACGCCCGAAATGTTCAGGCAGCGCTATTCCGATGTGGACACTGCAAACGATGAATGGAACAAACTCCGGGCTCCGGAAGGGACGCTCTATGCCTGGGACGACGAAAGCACGTACATACAGCTTCCGCCCTTCTTCACGGAAGTCGGGCAGCAGGTGGCGCGGTTGAGAATCAGAATAAGCGATGCAAGGGTGCTCGCGGTATTCGGTGATGCTGTCACAACCGATCACATTTCTCCGGCTGGTGCATTTTCACCGGAAACGCCGGCCGGAAAATATCTGATTTCCAGAGGAGTCGCTGCGGCGAATTTCAATACTTACGGGGCGAGGCGTGGAAACGACAAGGTCATGGTCAGGGGAACATTTGCCAACAAACGTATAAGGAACCTTCTGGTTCCAGGCGTCGAAGGAGGCTTCACGCGTCACTTCCCGGACGGAGAAAAAATGACAATATTCGATGCATCCCTCAGATACAGAGATGAAGGCGTTCCGCTGGTCGTGTTCGCAGGTGCGGAGTACGGCACGGGCAGCTCGCGCGACTGGGCGGCAAAGGGACCGAAACTTCTCGGAGTCAATGCGGTCATAGCAAAATCATTCGAAAGAATTCACAGGAGTAATCTCATTGGCATGGGCATACTTCCGCTTCAGTTCAGCCCCGGGGAAGACGTGCGGTCGCTCGACATCGACGTTGCGGAAACGGTGACAATAGAACTGCCGGACAGGCTGACGCCAAGGGCAAAGGCAAAACTGTCGTTCAGTAAC
- a CDS encoding Xaa-Pro peptidase family protein, producing MKSRNARLFEFIGDRTDAVVIVNGHDTHVDQNFRYFVQADSGVFEGSALIIEKKKLSVITSPLEASALSGTDASVTVAKGADEFDSSLRRKLSGFGSIGMNFPALTHDGYRRVRKNFRGKIVDCSKAISQCRAVKDEHELRRLSVSCRIASKVAASIPEMLKDGMTERELSSSISVALYEEGSESPSFPPIVSFGRTSAIPHYSPGGVRLKKGSFVLADFGGTYQRYCSDITRTFVYGKANSRQRELYNTVLEAQKSALSVMKAGVTGKQADAAARKVIDDSRFKGTFIHSLGHGLGMQVHDGQPVLWPRGKEKLEPGMVVTVEPGAYIQGFGGVRIEDDVVITPNGVKILTDAPREFIEC from the coding sequence ATGAAGAGCAGGAATGCAAGACTGTTTGAGTTCATCGGCGACAGGACAGACGCTGTCGTCATAGTCAATGGTCACGATACGCATGTCGATCAGAACTTCAGGTATTTCGTCCAGGCGGATTCCGGTGTTTTTGAAGGTTCGGCTTTAATAATCGAGAAGAAAAAGCTGAGTGTCATAACATCGCCTCTCGAAGCTAGCGCACTCTCCGGGACCGATGCATCGGTCACCGTCGCAAAAGGCGCTGACGAGTTCGATTCCAGTCTTCGGCGCAAACTCTCGGGATTCGGCAGCATAGGCATGAATTTTCCAGCCCTCACGCATGACGGTTACAGACGTGTCAGAAAGAATTTCAGGGGAAAGATCGTTGACTGCAGCAAGGCGATATCACAATGCAGGGCGGTGAAGGACGAGCATGAGCTCAGGCGCCTCTCCGTTTCGTGCAGAATCGCATCAAAGGTTGCCGCCAGCATACCGGAGATGCTGAAAGATGGAATGACTGAAAGGGAACTGTCCTCGTCTATATCTGTGGCGCTCTACGAGGAAGGCAGCGAAAGTCCTTCGTTCCCGCCTATTGTTTCGTTCGGCAGAACAAGCGCCATACCGCATTACTCCCCAGGAGGCGTCAGGCTGAAGAAGGGCAGCTTCGTTCTCGCAGACTTCGGCGGCACGTATCAGCGTTACTGTTCTGATATCACCAGGACATTCGTTTACGGCAAGGCAAACAGCAGACAGCGGGAGCTGTACAACACCGTGCTGGAGGCACAGAAGAGTGCGCTCTCTGTCATGAAGGCGGGCGTAACCGGAAAGCAGGCTGACGCCGCTGCAAGAAAGGTTATAGATGATTCCCGGTTCAAGGGAACATTCATACACAGCCTCGGTCACGGTCTTGGCATGCAGGTGCATGATGGTCAGCCTGTCCTCTGGCCCAGGGGGAAGGAGAAACTGGAACCGGGCATGGTAGTCACTGTCGAGCCGGGTGCGTATATTCAGGGTTTCGGCGGCGTGAGAATTGAAGACGACGTCGTGATAACACCTAACGGTGTGAAAATACTCACCGACGCTCCAAGGGAATTTATCGAATGCTGA
- a CDS encoding GAF domain-containing protein, translating to MTTASVLTVSYWLRYGQTGFRQDAVVSVAFFQLFLVSAFMRFYSLTVISNILIPNIATETLVILAVGIPRTVTRKRFGRKQLILLLLGPSLTSLAFLILLLLSPVHYLYSASKTTADLSVHIVAIVAAMIVVLEIRRLHIVQFSKSLTGLCIFAGLQSTGIVLHLLSGVTFDNAWWLSSIFIWLSMLFVAWGMLQDYRWFNRDLRGAFKIIRDGHSTLSSMTQREHASSVIELIPTVFEQSSVFCYTSMNGIDWELELEAMSYSVPMAKMPGLLNLTDSVSVLSETDVTISSSQNSDTASKLMAASGVPYISVIAKAPNGRYHMVGMRERDRVWWERAEITMLRSIATGIGFLAFQRETSVRQSRTVTQLLSMIHATDTLFSLSETDDLYDASVRLVSDGLGFENVAVWKVEGNNMILQSMAWKDRDLGIMKKGAELPPGRGMISQVAQTGVAMLANDVKSEQTYFDPAGSGTKSEYDAPIIHHDKVVAVLDIQSNALNAFNRLDTEVINSMTRLLSVAIETNALKDGLTMQRNLAEARAGLISHDLRNIFQPIRIYMQLLMIDLSKNSTVGANDVDYIRKTLMSIDTATSFLENTLKIMKLKAGSIASSTELNLSRIVEESANLIKLNFGSKNINFKFDIAEDAVLVKGNSLFGEIFSNLFSNSAKYCTGSAVEIVVKAERLNNGSEHIVRVMVSDNGGGISPDRRETLFHRFDTAAKGTGLGLSLVREIVESVDGKIHAEERVPGDYTQGTTFVIDLKSPT from the coding sequence ATGACGACAGCATCAGTATTGACGGTTTCATACTGGCTGAGATATGGTCAGACCGGATTCCGCCAGGATGCAGTTGTTTCGGTTGCATTTTTCCAGTTATTCCTGGTGTCGGCATTCATGCGATTTTATTCTCTTACAGTTATTTCCAACATACTGATTCCGAACATTGCAACCGAAACCTTAGTAATTCTTGCCGTTGGTATTCCCCGGACTGTAACACGGAAGCGATTCGGACGTAAACAACTGATTTTGCTGCTTCTGGGACCGTCGCTTACATCGCTTGCGTTTCTCATTTTATTATTGCTCAGTCCAGTCCACTATCTCTATTCCGCATCTAAAACCACGGCCGATCTGTCCGTACACATTGTCGCAATAGTTGCAGCCATGATTGTGGTTCTTGAAATCAGACGCCTGCACATTGTCCAGTTCAGCAAGAGTCTGACTGGCCTGTGCATTTTTGCCGGACTGCAGTCTACAGGAATTGTACTCCACCTTCTGTCCGGTGTCACGTTCGATAATGCATGGTGGCTTTCAAGCATCTTCATCTGGCTGTCTATGCTCTTTGTGGCTTGGGGCATGCTTCAGGATTACAGGTGGTTCAACAGAGATCTGAGAGGCGCGTTCAAAATCATACGTGACGGACACAGCACGCTGTCTTCAATGACGCAGAGAGAGCATGCAAGCAGTGTGATTGAGCTTATTCCGACTGTGTTTGAACAATCATCGGTATTCTGTTACACGTCGATGAACGGCATTGACTGGGAGCTTGAACTGGAGGCCATGTCATACAGCGTGCCTATGGCAAAGATGCCGGGATTGCTGAATCTCACAGACAGTGTCTCTGTACTGTCGGAGACGGATGTGACCATATCCTCTTCCCAGAATTCTGATACTGCGAGTAAACTCATGGCTGCATCCGGAGTTCCATATATTTCGGTCATCGCGAAGGCGCCCAACGGCAGATATCACATGGTGGGTATGAGGGAAAGAGACAGAGTGTGGTGGGAGAGGGCCGAAATAACGATGCTGCGCTCGATAGCCACAGGAATAGGCTTCCTTGCATTTCAGAGAGAAACTTCGGTCAGGCAGTCAAGAACGGTGACTCAGCTTCTGTCGATGATTCACGCAACAGATACGCTGTTTTCCTTATCTGAAACAGATGATCTCTATGACGCTTCAGTCAGACTGGTTTCGGACGGACTCGGGTTTGAAAATGTGGCCGTCTGGAAAGTCGAAGGCAATAACATGATTCTGCAGAGCATGGCGTGGAAAGACAGGGACCTCGGCATAATGAAGAAAGGAGCTGAATTGCCGCCCGGACGCGGCATGATCAGTCAGGTCGCACAAACCGGTGTTGCCATGCTTGCCAATGACGTGAAATCCGAGCAGACTTATTTTGACCCTGCCGGCTCCGGAACGAAGAGTGAATATGACGCACCAATAATACATCATGACAAAGTCGTGGCCGTCCTGGATATCCAGTCAAATGCGCTAAATGCATTCAACAGACTGGACACCGAAGTTATAAATTCCATGACCAGGCTGCTGTCCGTTGCAATAGAAACCAATGCACTGAAAGACGGCTTGACCATGCAGAGGAATCTGGCTGAGGCAAGAGCCGGACTGATTTCGCACGATTTGCGAAACATATTCCAGCCCATACGGATTTACATGCAGCTTCTTATGATCGATTTGTCGAAAAACAGCACTGTCGGGGCGAACGATGTCGATTACATCAGGAAGACGTTGATGTCCATTGATACTGCAACAAGCTTTCTTGAAAATACGCTGAAAATAATGAAATTGAAGGCAGGATCTATTGCCTCCTCGACCGAGCTCAACTTGAGCAGGATTGTCGAGGAATCTGCGAATCTGATAAAGCTCAACTTCGGCTCAAAGAACATAAACTTCAAATTTGATATTGCCGAGGATGCCGTTCTGGTAAAGGGGAACAGCCTGTTTGGTGAGATCTTCTCGAATCTGTTCTCTAATTCCGCCAAGTATTGCACCGGTTCAGCTGTCGAGATTGTCGTAAAAGCCGAAAGACTCAACAACGGAAGTGAACACATAGTCAGAGTGATGGTATCTGACAACGGCGGGGGCATTTCGCCAGATCGGCGCGAAACGTTATTCCACAGATTCGACACGGCTGCAAAAGGCACTGGTCTCGGTTTATCTCTTGTCAGGGAGATTGTCGAGAGTGTCGACGGGAAAATCCATGCAGAGGAACGTGTTCCCGGGGACTACACGCAGGGAACGACGTTTGTCATTGATCTGAAGTCACCAACCTGA